One stretch of Rosistilla oblonga DNA includes these proteins:
- a CDS encoding SAVED domain-containing protein, producing MSIAKSAENTSELTKVADRNIKDSVRYTLWGRSAGRCQFDGCNESVWKSNLTQEDVNLAEAAHIYSFNFGGARGNEGIDAEKINSADNLLLACRRCHKTIDNTPKETRYSIELLQSWKREHESRVELVTGIKPDKTSHVLLYGAAIGKVETSVDFQEAASALFPRRFPARREPLELGNINFADRDHEPNFWSVHRGHLEKRFRQRVAERIEDNDIGHLSVFAIAPQPLLILLGSLLVDLVDVDVYQRHREPSLSWSWPDTANNVDFVVRSPDKPDASRTPVLLLSLSAPIDAQRISSVIGDDLDLWEITVDQPHNDLIKSPADLSAFRATVRPLIDQLKMIYGQGTPLHVFPVASVSCNVELGRVRMPKAHQPWIIYDQNNRLGGFVQALQIGETHA from the coding sequence GTGAGTATAGCAAAATCGGCGGAAAATACGTCGGAATTGACCAAAGTCGCGGATCGCAACATCAAAGACTCGGTGCGTTATACGCTATGGGGCCGAAGCGCTGGCCGGTGTCAATTCGATGGCTGCAACGAATCGGTGTGGAAGTCGAACCTTACCCAGGAAGACGTCAACCTGGCGGAAGCCGCCCATATCTACTCCTTCAATTTTGGCGGCGCGCGCGGAAATGAGGGGATTGATGCGGAAAAGATCAACAGTGCTGACAACCTATTGCTGGCATGCCGTCGGTGCCACAAAACGATCGACAACACCCCCAAGGAAACTCGCTACAGCATTGAGCTGTTGCAGTCCTGGAAGCGGGAACACGAGTCCCGCGTGGAGCTCGTTACCGGGATTAAGCCTGACAAAACCAGTCATGTGCTTTTGTACGGTGCCGCAATTGGTAAAGTTGAGACTTCGGTCGACTTCCAAGAAGCAGCTTCAGCACTGTTTCCCCGTCGTTTTCCAGCGCGGCGTGAGCCTCTTGAGCTAGGCAACATCAATTTCGCCGACCGAGATCATGAACCAAATTTCTGGTCCGTTCACAGAGGTCATCTTGAGAAACGATTTCGGCAACGGGTCGCCGAGAGAATCGAAGACAACGACATTGGTCACTTATCCGTCTTCGCAATCGCCCCGCAACCCCTGCTGATTTTGCTTGGATCATTGTTGGTCGATCTAGTCGATGTCGATGTTTATCAGCGGCACCGAGAACCGTCACTGTCCTGGTCCTGGCCCGACACCGCAAACAATGTCGACTTTGTTGTTCGATCCCCGGATAAGCCAGACGCGAGCCGAACTCCCGTGCTGCTGCTCTCGCTCTCTGCCCCGATTGATGCCCAACGCATCTCATCAGTCATTGGTGATGATTTGGATCTTTGGGAAATCACCGTCGACCAGCCTCACAACGACTTAATCAAGTCGCCCGCCGACCTATCGGCATTCCGAGCGACCGTTCGTCCGTTGATCGACCAACTGAAAATGATCTACGGGCAGGGAACGCCACTACATGTGTTCCCGGTCGCATCAGTCTCGTGCAACGTTGAGCTTGGACGAGTCCGCATGCCCAAAGCCCACCAGCCTTGGATCATCTATGACCAAAACAATCGACTCGGTGGTTTTGTTCAAGCACTTCAGATAGGAGAAACCCACGCATGA
- a CDS encoding DUF1549 and DUF1553 domain-containing protein, with product MLRLPIALLLIVAAGSLPAQSPEFAVDVMSVLSKAGCNLGTCHGNLNGKGGLKLSLRGQSPRNDFRTLVEEARGRRVNVLAPDASLILQKATGAAAHRGGIRFDADSQEYRVIKEWLQQGAPAPSPDAAHVVQLDVTPPEAVVAAPQTDLQLKVIAQLSDGTSRDVTDRACYELSNLIAEISPGGRVTRLAQGETTLIVRYLNMQVPVSIAFIDARPEFVWDAPPINNSIDRFVWDKLKRLRINPSPLCDDNVFIRRAFLDAIGRAPTATEAQQFASDTRLDKRERLIDELLSRTEFADYWALKWADVLRTEEKVLDVNGVEIFHGWIRDAIASGRPWTEFVSDLVTGVGSTYDQPAANYYRANRDPATRGETTARLFLGTRLQCAKCHNHPFDHWTQSDYYQWSSLFSQLDYELGDNKRKDRLDKNEFVGEQVVLVSKQAEVKNPTTGKVAPPKFLGGPTLDEKARKDRLQSVADWLTTEDNELFAQSQVNFIWYHLMGIGLVDPIDDFRLTNPASNPPLMRYLADHFVQQNFDLRAVVREIMNSQTYQLSALPNATNAHDQTSYSHAIVRRLPAEVLLDLQSDVLDDPAAFDGYPKGIRATQIPGVQKRRKRDARLQLGDRFLKTFGKPERILACDCERSNETTLKQVFMLIGEGLNQRLASRSNRIARLAASELSGAEIADELYWTALTRPPSDAERRRAAKLIDNASDRRTAVEDLAWALLNAKEFLFRR from the coding sequence ATGCTTCGCCTGCCCATCGCTCTGTTGCTCATTGTTGCTGCCGGTTCGCTGCCTGCTCAGTCGCCAGAGTTTGCTGTCGATGTGATGTCGGTGTTGTCCAAAGCGGGCTGCAATCTGGGGACCTGCCACGGCAATCTCAATGGCAAAGGTGGCCTGAAGTTGTCGCTGCGGGGCCAGAGTCCACGCAATGATTTCCGCACCTTGGTCGAAGAAGCGCGCGGTCGGCGCGTCAACGTGTTGGCTCCCGATGCGAGTTTGATCCTGCAGAAGGCGACGGGGGCTGCGGCGCATCGCGGCGGGATTCGCTTCGACGCCGATTCGCAAGAGTACCGCGTAATCAAGGAGTGGTTGCAACAGGGAGCTCCGGCACCATCGCCCGATGCCGCTCATGTGGTCCAGTTGGATGTGACGCCACCGGAAGCTGTCGTCGCCGCGCCGCAGACCGATCTGCAATTGAAGGTTATCGCTCAGCTGTCCGACGGCACGTCGCGCGATGTCACCGATCGCGCCTGCTATGAATTGTCGAACTTGATCGCGGAGATCAGCCCCGGCGGCCGAGTCACTCGACTCGCCCAAGGCGAAACCACGTTGATCGTTCGCTATTTGAACATGCAAGTTCCGGTCTCGATCGCGTTCATCGATGCCCGTCCCGAATTCGTCTGGGACGCGCCGCCGATCAATAATTCGATCGATCGTTTCGTCTGGGACAAACTGAAACGTCTGCGGATCAATCCGTCGCCGCTGTGCGATGACAACGTCTTCATCCGCCGGGCGTTTTTGGATGCGATCGGACGAGCCCCCACGGCGACCGAGGCGCAACAGTTTGCAAGCGACACGCGGTTGGACAAACGTGAGCGTCTGATCGACGAGTTGTTGTCGCGGACTGAATTTGCAGACTACTGGGCACTCAAGTGGGCCGACGTTCTGCGGACCGAAGAAAAGGTTCTCGATGTAAACGGTGTCGAGATTTTTCACGGCTGGATTCGCGATGCGATCGCATCGGGACGTCCGTGGACTGAATTTGTCAGCGACCTGGTGACGGGAGTCGGCAGCACGTACGACCAGCCCGCAGCAAACTACTACCGGGCCAATCGCGATCCCGCGACGCGTGGCGAGACGACGGCACGGTTGTTCTTGGGAACGCGACTGCAGTGTGCCAAGTGCCACAACCATCCGTTTGATCATTGGACGCAGAGCGATTATTACCAGTGGTCGAGTCTGTTTTCGCAGCTCGATTACGAACTGGGCGATAACAAACGCAAAGACAGGTTGGACAAGAACGAGTTTGTCGGCGAACAGGTCGTGCTGGTCTCGAAGCAGGCGGAAGTCAAGAATCCCACGACCGGCAAGGTCGCTCCACCGAAGTTCTTGGGCGGGCCGACCTTGGATGAAAAGGCTCGCAAGGATCGCTTGCAATCGGTCGCGGATTGGTTGACGACGGAGGATAACGAACTGTTCGCCCAGTCGCAGGTCAACTTCATCTGGTATCACCTGATGGGGATCGGGCTTGTCGATCCGATCGACGATTTCCGACTGACCAATCCTGCCAGCAACCCGCCGTTGATGCGGTATCTTGCCGATCACTTCGTGCAACAGAACTTCGATCTCCGCGCGGTGGTCCGCGAGATCATGAACTCGCAGACATATCAGCTGTCGGCGCTTCCCAACGCCACCAACGCGCACGATCAAACCAGTTACTCCCACGCGATCGTGCGACGCTTGCCGGCGGAGGTGCTGCTCGATTTGCAGAGCGATGTGTTGGACGATCCCGCGGCGTTTGATGGGTACCCGAAAGGAATCCGCGCGACGCAGATTCCGGGTGTGCAGAAGCGGCGCAAACGCGACGCCCGGCTTCAGTTGGGGGATCGGTTCTTGAAAACGTTTGGCAAACCAGAGCGGATTCTGGCCTGCGATTGCGAGCGTTCCAACGAAACGACGCTTAAGCAAGTCTTCATGTTGATCGGCGAGGGATTAAATCAACGACTGGCGTCGCGCAGCAACCGGATCGCCCGGCTGGCGGCATCGGAACTTAGCGGAGCCGAGATCGCCGATGAACTCTACTGGACGGCGCTGACGCGTCCGCCGAGCGACGCCGAACGCAGGCGGGCGGCGAAGCTGATCGACAACGCTTCGGATCGTCGCACCGCCGTCGAAGATCTCGCCTGGGCTCTGCTGAACGCCAAAGAGTTTTTGTTCCGGCGATAG
- a CDS encoding helix-turn-helix domain-containing protein has protein sequence MFAINATLKIIGYLNMPRGMFDAEGFFAVLDGHRIQRNVTWRQIAKESGVSPSTLTRMAQGKRPDVDSLVSLLAWSGESADSFMVVDGEKPVTSDALANVTAQFRKDPRLPPEAKAAIEATVKALYEQFTKTRKAK, from the coding sequence ATGTTCGCTATCAATGCAACACTGAAAATAATTGGGTACCTAAATATGCCAAGAGGCATGTTCGACGCGGAAGGATTCTTCGCCGTTCTGGATGGACATCGCATTCAACGAAACGTGACTTGGCGACAGATCGCGAAGGAATCGGGGGTAAGCCCGTCGACGCTGACGCGGATGGCACAGGGCAAGCGGCCCGATGTTGATAGCTTGGTTTCGTTGTTGGCTTGGTCGGGGGAATCGGCAGATAGCTTCATGGTTGTCGACGGCGAGAAACCAGTTACCTCGGATGCACTTGCCAACGTGACCGCCCAGTTTCGAAAAGATCCAAGGCTTCCGCCTGAAGCAAAGGCGGCGATCGAGGCAACGGTGAAAGCGCTCTACGAACAGTTCACGAAAACACGGAAGGCGAAATAG
- a CDS encoding SWIM zinc finger family protein, with amino-acid sequence MISIDQAFVDSEAPNSNAISNGRGLLVKGKFVALHKSDDDTILFGECSGSGRTNYHCSCDFITPGKVTYRCSCPSRQFPCKHCIGLMYAFTDGKPFAVASVPEDLAAKREKLEQRVEKKKADATKPRKVNKSALKKKIQAQLDGLTLLEQLTHELIRTGMGNTNAKTAKNIEQQAKQLGNAYLPGAQSALHAYTKLFSGDDGGFDSSVAPQQREAIYSQALDQLTQLNALIKNGRSYLNDRLADPELAAETQSTIAAWLGHAWQLRELKEAGLVQENAELIQLAFNSYDDIARRELVDTGIWMNLGDGRIGLTQNFRPYKALKYVKAEDSFFRIAQVPELCLYPGDINPRIRWDALTPRPVEASDLQAVRQHAHSDFATILKTIKTHLKSPLADRRPIVALNYAQIGKVDDDLVVEDAAKTRIVFTETGQAEEPASCHLLQLLPPEMFQNQTLIGRFHHDLQARTLRVKPLSIVTDSQVFRLTF; translated from the coding sequence ATGATTTCAATCGACCAAGCGTTTGTAGATTCGGAGGCGCCCAACAGTAACGCGATCAGCAACGGACGCGGTCTGTTGGTCAAAGGAAAGTTCGTCGCGCTGCATAAAAGCGATGACGATACGATCCTGTTTGGCGAGTGTAGTGGCAGCGGACGGACGAACTATCACTGCTCGTGCGACTTCATCACGCCGGGCAAAGTCACCTACCGCTGCTCCTGTCCCAGCCGCCAGTTTCCCTGTAAGCATTGCATCGGGCTGATGTATGCCTTTACCGACGGCAAGCCATTCGCTGTCGCTTCGGTTCCCGAAGACCTTGCCGCCAAGCGAGAGAAGCTGGAACAGCGGGTGGAGAAAAAGAAGGCCGATGCGACCAAGCCTCGGAAAGTCAACAAGTCGGCTTTAAAAAAGAAGATCCAAGCCCAATTGGACGGCCTGACGCTGCTGGAACAATTGACTCACGAATTGATTCGCACGGGGATGGGGAACACCAACGCCAAGACCGCGAAGAACATCGAACAACAAGCCAAACAACTGGGGAACGCCTACCTACCGGGTGCCCAATCGGCGCTGCACGCTTACACGAAACTGTTCTCTGGCGACGACGGCGGCTTTGATTCCTCGGTCGCACCACAGCAGCGCGAAGCGATCTACAGCCAAGCGCTTGATCAATTGACTCAGTTGAACGCGTTGATCAAAAACGGCCGCAGCTATTTAAACGATCGACTGGCCGATCCCGAACTCGCCGCGGAGACGCAGTCGACGATTGCGGCTTGGCTGGGGCATGCGTGGCAGTTGCGTGAGTTAAAAGAGGCGGGGCTGGTTCAAGAAAATGCCGAACTGATTCAGCTCGCCTTCAACTCCTACGACGACATCGCGCGGCGGGAACTTGTCGACACCGGAATCTGGATGAATCTAGGGGACGGCCGGATCGGACTGACTCAAAATTTCCGGCCTTACAAAGCCTTAAAGTATGTCAAAGCCGAGGACAGCTTTTTTCGGATCGCTCAAGTTCCCGAACTCTGCCTTTATCCGGGGGACATCAATCCCCGAATCCGTTGGGACGCGCTCACGCCACGCCCCGTCGAGGCGTCCGATTTGCAAGCCGTCCGCCAGCACGCGCACAGCGATTTCGCCACCATCTTGAAGACGATCAAGACGCATCTGAAGTCGCCGTTGGCCGACCGGCGACCGATCGTGGCACTGAACTATGCTCAGATCGGCAAGGTCGACGACGATCTGGTCGTCGAAGATGCCGCCAAGACGCGGATCGTGTTCACCGAAACGGGACAGGCGGAAGAGCCGGCCAGTTGCCATTTGTTGCAGTTGCTGCCGCCGGAGATGTTCCAAAACCAGACCTTGATCGGCCGCTTCCATCACGACCTGCAAGCCCGCACGCTGCGAGTGAAACCACTGAGTATCGTGACCGACAGCCAAGTCTTCCGGCTGACGTTTTGA
- a CDS encoding nucleotidyltransferase, with product MILRPQDTLNSLLEQVAKSLDVPEELHEAAVLEYEQLAFFLEELDEAAGRRPPEIYSQGSFALGTATQPVKSDDEYDVDLVYERMLKKEGKTQQQLKDEAGKNLKEYVEHRRQTGQTVPELSEGSRCWCLNFPDQFHMDVLPAIPDAEQREIVATDAAKHILITDKKVRCWLPSNPRQFADWFRSTMEVRLEAIKKSMAEASLHRDGLVVNERRIKQAAESIPEYEVKTPLQRAIQILKRHRDCRFEGDPENRPASILITTLAAKAYDNEASLLDALLSLVHRMPDHIKERKVNGQRVAWVENPINPSENFADRWQAEDYPDRETYFRDWLKQVGVELEEALKGGGIHRVLDLLGESLGRKVVEASAKSLGYDVQRASSSGKLAVTSSTATLITGTAPMLNTTPVRGHTFYGDSKRNK from the coding sequence ATGATTCTGCGCCCTCAAGACACCCTGAACTCACTGCTAGAACAAGTCGCGAAATCACTCGACGTTCCCGAGGAACTTCACGAGGCCGCCGTGCTTGAGTACGAGCAGCTTGCGTTTTTCCTGGAAGAACTTGACGAAGCCGCCGGCAGGCGACCACCCGAGATTTATTCGCAAGGTTCGTTTGCGCTCGGAACCGCAACGCAGCCCGTCAAATCCGATGACGAATACGACGTCGACTTGGTCTACGAGCGGATGCTGAAAAAGGAAGGGAAGACGCAGCAGCAACTCAAGGACGAAGCCGGCAAAAACCTCAAGGAATACGTCGAGCACAGACGGCAGACCGGTCAAACCGTTCCAGAGCTAAGCGAAGGGTCGCGATGTTGGTGCCTCAACTTCCCCGATCAATTTCACATGGACGTTTTGCCGGCGATTCCCGACGCTGAACAACGCGAGATCGTTGCAACTGATGCAGCCAAGCACATCTTAATCACCGACAAGAAGGTCCGTTGCTGGTTACCGAGCAACCCGCGGCAGTTCGCTGATTGGTTTCGATCCACGATGGAGGTTCGTCTTGAGGCAATCAAGAAGAGCATGGCTGAAGCGTCACTTCATCGAGATGGTTTGGTGGTCAACGAGCGGCGAATCAAACAAGCCGCCGAAAGCATCCCCGAGTATGAAGTCAAGACTCCTTTGCAGCGGGCGATCCAAATTCTGAAACGCCATCGCGACTGTCGTTTTGAAGGTGACCCTGAAAATCGCCCCGCCTCGATCTTGATTACAACCCTCGCCGCCAAAGCGTACGACAACGAAGCCAGCCTTCTTGACGCCTTGCTCAGCTTGGTTCACCGGATGCCAGACCACATCAAAGAACGTAAGGTCAACGGCCAACGCGTCGCCTGGGTCGAGAACCCAATCAATCCGTCAGAGAACTTTGCCGACCGCTGGCAGGCCGAAGACTACCCCGATCGTGAAACTTATTTTCGCGATTGGCTTAAGCAAGTTGGTGTTGAGTTGGAGGAAGCGCTCAAGGGCGGCGGGATTCATCGGGTGCTCGACCTTCTCGGGGAATCCTTGGGCCGAAAGGTTGTCGAAGCATCGGCGAAGTCACTCGGCTATGACGTTCAACGGGCTTCGTCGTCCGGAAAACTTGCGGTGACGTCTTCCACAGCAACGCTCATCACCGGCACGGCACCGATGCTGAACACGACCCCCGTTCGAGGACACACGTTCTATGGCGACTCTAAACGCAACAAATAA
- the bcp gene encoding thioredoxin-dependent thiol peroxidase: MSDWIEAGQKAPAFNLASDEGGKVRLSSLKGSPVVLYFYPKDDTPGCTKEACAFRDRSEEIKALGATVLGVSPDDTESHAKFRSKYELNFPLLADPDHKVAEAYGAWREKNMYGKKSMGIQRSTFVIDAEGKVAKVWKRVKVDGHDQHVIDAIKALTEA; the protein is encoded by the coding sequence ATGTCAGACTGGATCGAAGCAGGTCAGAAGGCACCCGCGTTTAACTTGGCTAGCGACGAAGGGGGCAAGGTCCGTTTGTCCAGCTTGAAGGGCAGCCCCGTTGTCCTCTACTTCTATCCCAAAGACGACACGCCCGGTTGCACCAAAGAAGCCTGCGCCTTCCGCGATCGCAGCGAAGAGATCAAAGCATTGGGAGCGACCGTGTTGGGCGTGAGTCCCGATGATACCGAGTCGCACGCAAAGTTCCGCAGCAAATACGAACTGAACTTCCCGCTGTTAGCCGATCCCGACCACAAGGTCGCCGAAGCGTATGGAGCGTGGCGAGAAAAGAACATGTACGGCAAAAAGAGCATGGGAATCCAACGCTCGACTTTTGTGATCGATGCCGAAGGCAAAGTCGCCAAAGTTTGGAAGCGTGTCAAAGTCGACGGTCACGATCAGCATGTGATCGACGCCATCAAAGCGTTGACCGAAGCGTAA
- a CDS encoding zinc-dependent peptidase, whose protein sequence is MIFSWIAQRRRDRIRRQPMRSDWSQIIDRNVAYVHRLNRDERAKLESDALVFIAEKNWEGCQGLTMNDEIRVTIAAQISLLCLGFTDQFFDMVQSILVYPDVYTAKSHTSIGSGVLMEGVSHREGEAWYRGPVILSWADVLEDGDRDNDGNNLVLHEFAHQLDMLNGRVVDGTPPMETQAQFDRWQTLIEREYEQLVSDCQYGRSHVINSYGAEHISEFFAVATETFFERPLSFRARHPELYEIFSQYYRQNPAARFDG, encoded by the coding sequence ATGATTTTTAGCTGGATTGCACAGCGGCGGCGCGACCGCATCCGTCGGCAACCGATGCGCAGCGATTGGTCGCAGATCATCGATCGCAACGTTGCATATGTGCATCGATTAAACCGCGACGAGCGAGCCAAGCTCGAATCGGACGCTCTCGTTTTCATCGCGGAAAAAAACTGGGAAGGCTGCCAGGGCCTTACCATGAACGATGAGATTCGGGTCACGATCGCAGCCCAGATCAGCCTGCTGTGCCTCGGTTTCACCGATCAATTCTTCGACATGGTTCAATCGATCCTTGTCTACCCCGACGTCTACACGGCGAAGAGTCACACGTCGATCGGATCGGGAGTCCTGATGGAAGGCGTCTCGCATCGCGAGGGAGAAGCCTGGTATCGCGGGCCGGTAATCCTTTCCTGGGCCGATGTTCTAGAAGATGGCGACCGCGACAATGATGGCAACAATCTGGTGCTGCATGAATTTGCACATCAATTGGATATGCTCAACGGACGCGTCGTCGATGGAACGCCGCCGATGGAAACGCAAGCTCAGTTCGACCGCTGGCAGACGCTCATCGAGCGCGAGTACGAGCAATTGGTATCCGATTGCCAATACGGACGCTCTCACGTGATCAACAGCTACGGCGCCGAACACATCAGCGAATTCTTCGCCGTCGCTACCGAAACCTTCTTCGAACGCCCGCTATCGTTCCGCGCCCGACATCCGGAACTGTACGAGATCTTCTCGCAGTACTATCGCCAAAATCCCGCCGCGCGTTTCGACGGCTAG
- a CDS encoding ImmA/IrrE family metallo-endopeptidase, translated as MAFRFRRGFKTEAESHALELREELKLADHAPICPWKVAEHLEIPVHTLRSIRDVEPKAYAYLSGVGHEYFSAVTLFGGTHGCTRMICHNDSHAKTRQRANLAHELAHAILLHPPTEMFECDPDAEEEAKWLGPALLVPHPAAIKIAFTSAPIEVAAESYGVSKVLMRMRLNVTGANNIARRSRAKTGSRK; from the coding sequence ATGGCGTTTCGGTTTAGGCGAGGCTTCAAAACCGAAGCCGAAAGCCATGCACTTGAGCTTCGAGAGGAACTCAAATTGGCAGATCACGCACCAATCTGCCCATGGAAGGTGGCCGAACATCTAGAGATTCCAGTTCACACGCTTCGCTCGATTCGTGATGTCGAACCCAAGGCATACGCTTATCTTTCTGGTGTTGGGCACGAGTACTTCTCGGCCGTGACTCTGTTCGGGGGAACTCATGGCTGCACTCGGATGATCTGCCACAACGATTCCCACGCTAAGACGCGGCAGCGAGCCAATCTTGCTCACGAGCTTGCACACGCGATCCTTCTTCATCCACCAACCGAGATGTTTGAGTGTGATCCTGATGCGGAAGAAGAAGCCAAATGGCTCGGCCCTGCGTTACTCGTTCCGCACCCTGCGGCGATCAAGATTGCATTCACGTCCGCCCCGATTGAGGTAGCGGCAGAAAGCTATGGCGTAAGTAAGGTGCTGATGCGAATGCGGCTCAACGTCACCGGCGCGAACAACATTGCTCGCCGAAGTCGGGCGAAAACTGGATCGCGAAAATAA
- a CDS encoding lipase family protein, with protein sequence MNLLTSNLWPIWVLFSIAGCGGLYRLTKGESPRNWFAFATFLGGLLLVAGAIVANSTPGGIDVIDDDPWDIDPVPPVIADSDVEKLRQWWDSEGTANWPASEVLAEISDVAYETPVDASRSLRGLGFDTVETVESNTMLGYVAIQDDVAVIAFRGSENQTGDWLTNISRAPTRIADGDVHSGFWSRYQTLKRQIETALRGHDVQHLWVTGHSLGGALALCCAHDFDANGRQVAGVMTFGQPMIARQSLADHIDDQLIGRYARFVNNDDFVARIPPSYRPCGRLVWFTPDGLKRSPRKRVAFGAPSDTEEPADIAEITPASDVELQQWLTDQQQPAPQVNDRGEVLLQGSSPYIADHSMVFYIEQVLGLLKK encoded by the coding sequence ATGAATCTTCTGACATCAAACCTGTGGCCCATCTGGGTCTTGTTTTCGATTGCCGGTTGCGGTGGGCTCTACCGTTTGACGAAAGGCGAGTCGCCCCGTAATTGGTTCGCTTTCGCTACATTTTTGGGTGGGCTGTTGCTGGTCGCAGGAGCGATCGTCGCTAACTCGACACCAGGTGGGATCGACGTCATCGACGACGATCCGTGGGACATTGATCCCGTGCCGCCCGTCATCGCCGACTCCGATGTTGAGAAACTGCGGCAGTGGTGGGACAGCGAAGGGACAGCCAATTGGCCAGCTTCCGAAGTCCTGGCGGAGATCAGCGACGTCGCCTACGAGACGCCGGTTGATGCGAGTCGATCGCTGCGTGGATTAGGTTTCGATACCGTGGAGACGGTCGAGTCGAACACGATGCTTGGCTACGTGGCCATTCAGGACGATGTTGCCGTCATCGCATTTCGTGGCAGCGAGAACCAAACCGGCGATTGGCTAACCAACATTTCGCGAGCACCAACACGCATCGCCGATGGCGACGTCCACTCCGGATTCTGGTCGCGATACCAAACGCTGAAGCGGCAAATCGAGACGGCACTGAGAGGTCACGACGTGCAGCATTTGTGGGTGACCGGTCACAGCCTCGGCGGTGCTCTTGCCCTTTGCTGCGCCCATGATTTCGATGCCAATGGTCGGCAAGTTGCTGGTGTGATGACTTTCGGGCAACCGATGATCGCACGCCAGTCGCTAGCCGACCACATCGACGATCAACTGATTGGGCGATATGCGAGGTTCGTCAATAACGACGACTTCGTTGCACGGATCCCACCGAGTTACCGCCCCTGCGGTCGTTTGGTTTGGTTCACGCCCGATGGATTGAAGCGATCGCCTCGAAAGCGTGTCGCGTTCGGAGCCCCCAGTGATACCGAAGAGCCTGCCGACATTGCGGAGATCACTCCGGCGAGCGACGTCGAGCTACAGCAATGGCTGACGGATCAACAGCAACCCGCCCCGCAAGTCAACGACCGCGGCGAAGTGCTATTGCAAGGCAGTTCACCCTACATCGCCGACCATTCGATGGTTTTCTATATCGAACAGGTCTTGGGGCTCTTGAAAAAATGA
- a CDS encoding zinc-dependent peptidase — MPHSATCDHSSTSTVQIKQWLSPSNVSDCQYGRSHVINSYGAEHISEFFAVATETFFERPLSFRARHPELYEIFSQYYRQNPAARFDG; from the coding sequence TTGCCCCACTCAGCGACTTGCGACCACTCCAGTACTTCAACCGTCCAGATCAAACAATGGCTGTCCCCCAGTAACGTTTCCGATTGCCAATACGGACGCTCTCACGTGATCAACAGCTACGGCGCCGAACACATCAGCGAATTCTTCGCCGTCGCTACCGAAACCTTCTTCGAACGCCCGCTATCGTTCCGCGCCCGACATCCGGAACTGTACGAGATCTTCTCGCAGTACTATCGCCAAAATCCCGCCGCGCGTTTCGACGGCTAG